Proteins encoded together in one Capricornis sumatraensis isolate serow.1 chromosome 3, serow.2, whole genome shotgun sequence window:
- the CCL24 gene encoding C-C motif chemokine 24: protein MAGPVTMATSLLLLALCITPADSVILPSSCCITFISKKISESRVISYQLTNRSICPQAGVIFTTRKGQKFCGNPKLPWVQKYMKNLDAKQKKASTGTRAMSNTAPFWRHPANSTFI from the exons ATGGCGGGGCCCGTGACCATGGCAACCAGCCTCCTGCTCTTGGCCCTGTGCATCACCCCTGCAG ACTCCGTGATACTCCCCTCTTCCTGTTGCATTACCTTCATTTCCAAGAAAATTTCTGAGAGCCGAGTGATAAGCTACCAGCTTACCAACAGGAGCATCTGCCCCCAGGCAGGAGTGAT CTTCACCACCCGGAAGGGCCAGAAGTTCTGTGGCAACCCCAAGTTGCCGTGGGTCCAGAAGTACATGAAGAACTTGGATGCCAAGCAGAAGAAAGCCTCCACTGGGACCAGGGCGATGAGCAATACAGCCCCCTTCTGGAGACACCCGGCCAACAGCACCTTCATCTaa
- the CCL26 gene encoding C-C motif chemokine 26 codes for MKNFPLASLLFLVLILSVDLGAATRGSDVAKFCCFQYSQKTLPWKQVHSYEFTRNSCSLKAVIFTTKRGRKVCAQPKEAWVQRYISKLRAQRQL; via the exons ATGAAGAACTTCCCTTtggcttcccttcttttcctggTTCTTATCCTGAGTGTCGATCTTGGAGCTGCCACAC gtGGCAGTGATGTGGCCAAGTTCTGCTGTTTCCAATACAGCCAAAAAACCCTTCCCTGGAAGCAGGTGCATAGTTATGAATTCACCAGGAACAGCTGCTCCCTGAAGGCTGTGAT ATTCACCACCAAGAGAGGCCGGAAAGTGTGTGCCCAGCCGAAGGAAGCATGGGTGCAAAGATACATTTCAAAACTCAGAGCCCAGCGACAACTGTGA